A genomic region of Actinomycetes bacterium contains the following coding sequences:
- a CDS encoding HAMP domain-containing histidine kinase yields the protein MAEAASPDHVAGLSDGADDAEPTSLVSRLGKSVRWRLTLIVMAVVGVALLLGALLLVRWVEATMVNDVRQRNEAALNSMAELLGEGRLPSELLASETEFQRRLTAGQDEFDNVLTSTFFFLDGAALAELESRQVRDEAGRIMLFGRSGLPEDIRGGYVEVTRDLSSNIGPLALHAVTPRDAIDRSVRALTGALVLGLPLLVLAAGAMTWVGVGRTLAPVAAMTRRVRELSATTLDARVPVPPSGDEIAELAETMNEMLERLERSSAAQRQFVSDASHELRSPVASIRAQLETALRYPDDVDWPQVAEVVLAEDDRLDHLVGNLLAMARLEEGRRGPRTEVDLEDLVLAQARRLTGKSVDVSAVSAGRVWGNVGELTSVVRNLTDNAARHASSEVCISLREEGPWVALRVGDNGEGVVPSDRERIFERFARLEEGRTRDRGGAGLGLALSKRIVEAHGGRIHVEDAPGGGAVFVVSLPSAGWTPAADGVDADGVRTGSPGSADNSGRQES from the coding sequence GTGGCTGAAGCCGCCTCTCCGGACCATGTCGCCGGTCTGTCCGACGGGGCCGACGACGCCGAACCGACGTCGCTGGTCAGCCGCCTGGGCAAGTCGGTCCGTTGGCGCCTGACGCTGATCGTGATGGCCGTCGTGGGCGTGGCGTTGTTGCTGGGCGCGCTCCTGTTGGTCAGGTGGGTCGAGGCCACGATGGTCAACGACGTGCGCCAGCGCAACGAGGCCGCGCTCAACTCGATGGCGGAGTTGCTGGGTGAAGGCAGGTTGCCCTCGGAGCTGCTGGCCAGTGAAACGGAGTTCCAGCGCAGGCTGACCGCGGGCCAGGACGAGTTCGACAACGTGCTGACGTCGACCTTCTTCTTCCTCGACGGCGCTGCCCTGGCGGAACTCGAGTCCCGCCAGGTGCGTGACGAAGCCGGCCGGATCATGCTGTTCGGCCGCAGCGGCCTGCCGGAGGACATCCGGGGCGGCTACGTAGAAGTGACGCGCGACCTGAGCAGCAACATCGGCCCGCTGGCGTTGCACGCCGTGACCCCCCGCGACGCCATCGACCGTTCGGTGAGGGCGCTCACCGGTGCGCTTGTGCTCGGCCTTCCGCTGCTGGTGCTCGCGGCCGGTGCCATGACCTGGGTGGGTGTGGGTCGCACGCTCGCACCTGTGGCCGCCATGACCCGTCGGGTGCGCGAGTTGAGCGCCACCACCCTCGATGCCCGCGTGCCGGTGCCGCCCAGCGGCGACGAGATCGCGGAGTTGGCCGAGACCATGAACGAGATGCTCGAACGCCTCGAGCGGTCATCCGCCGCCCAGCGCCAGTTCGTTTCGGATGCATCCCACGAGCTCCGCTCACCCGTTGCCTCCATTCGCGCGCAGCTCGAGACGGCGCTGCGCTACCCGGACGACGTGGACTGGCCCCAGGTGGCCGAAGTGGTGCTCGCAGAAGATGACCGGCTCGACCACCTGGTCGGCAACCTGCTCGCCATGGCACGACTCGAGGAGGGCCGCCGCGGGCCGCGCACTGAGGTCGACCTGGAAGACCTCGTGCTGGCCCAGGCGAGACGGCTGACCGGCAAGTCTGTAGACGTGTCAGCCGTGTCGGCGGGCCGGGTCTGGGGCAACGTGGGCGAGCTGACGAGCGTGGTGCGCAACCTCACCGACAACGCCGCACGCCATGCCTCGTCAGAGGTGTGCATAAGCCTGCGTGAGGAGGGGCCCTGGGTGGCGCTGCGGGTCGGCGACAATGGCGAAGGCGTGGTCCCGTCTGATCGCGAGCGCATCTTCGAGCGCTTCGCCCGCCTCGAGGAGGGCCGCACCCGCGACCGCGGTGGCGCGGGACTCGGCCTCGCGCTCAGCAAGAGGATCGTCGAGGCCCACGGCGGACGGATCCATGTGGAGGACGCACCGGGTGGCGGTGCGGTGTTCGTCGTGTCGCTGCCTTCGGCCGGTTGGACGCCCGCCGCGGATGGCGTTGACGCCGATGGCGTGCGTACGGGCTCACCGGGCAGCGCGGACAACTCCGGGCGCCAGGAGTCCTAG
- a CDS encoding response regulator transcription factor translates to MLVVEDEVALADGIQRGLQQEGFRVEVVHDGMQGLERGRADDIDAIVLDIMLPGMNGYKVCRNLRGEGITTPILMLTAKSGEYDEAEALDTGADDFLSKPFSFVVLVARLNALLRRSSDAKAQPMVVGDLVLDPLPRTCRRGDTEIALTTREYELLEALMRKPGKTVDKQDLLEKVWGDDFDGDPNVVEVYVGYLRRKIDRPFERNDIETVRGVGYRIGEETGG, encoded by the coding sequence GTGCTGGTGGTGGAGGACGAGGTCGCACTCGCGGACGGCATCCAGCGTGGCCTCCAGCAGGAGGGCTTCCGGGTGGAAGTCGTGCACGACGGCATGCAGGGCCTCGAGCGGGGTCGTGCCGACGACATCGATGCGATCGTGCTCGACATCATGTTGCCGGGGATGAACGGCTACAAGGTCTGCCGCAACCTGCGCGGTGAGGGGATCACCACGCCGATCCTCATGCTCACCGCCAAGTCCGGCGAGTACGACGAGGCGGAGGCACTCGACACCGGTGCCGACGACTTCCTGTCCAAGCCGTTCTCGTTCGTTGTGCTGGTCGCCCGGCTCAACGCCCTGCTGCGGCGCTCGAGCGATGCCAAGGCCCAGCCGATGGTGGTCGGCGACCTGGTGCTCGACCCGCTGCCACGCACATGTCGCAGGGGCGACACCGAGATCGCCCTCACGACCCGTGAGTACGAGCTGCTCGAGGCCCTCATGCGCAAGCCTGGCAAGACCGTCGACAAGCAGGACCTGCTCGAGAAGGTCTGGGGAGACGACTTCGACGGCGATCCCAATGTCGTGGAGGTGTACGTCGGCTACCTGCGCCGCAAGATCGACCGGCCCTTTGAGCGCAACGACATCGAGACCGTCCGCGGGGTCGGCTACCGAATCGGAGAGGAGACGGGTGGCTGA
- a CDS encoding EAL domain-containing protein: MHARSADINLSPSSLAVLTEGVALIAPNGAITSANPALCGLLDMPVERIVGANVLDPPWHLETRANEPISAAEGPVAHVLSGAGSLVDETVLLRSGRRATWVRMRVGPIEPDNTESGVIFALGDLTSVVDAEQNLHRLMFTDALTALASRDQIIRRVAELLIDCQTTACRVGVLHVDIDGFRAINDSFGPSIGDAVLVEVAERLRDLTDRRVEVGRVGVDEFLLVVRGDDPALAFDTRMRRLAEEVQRRIAVPYATNSLELHLTASVGAARGPDDADAAVELLAAADRALQTSRRRGRNQFRFHDVTVDIRNRQHLHLDRDLRLATARHELDVYYQPIIDLRSGELAGAEALLRWHHNERGPVSPAEFIPAAEATGAIGAISDFVLNTVATDMTEWDRDGIFPTKRRISVNISAAEFNRRDFLERLASVLDNARLDPERIELEITESLLVDDLRMAADRLRQLDRQGVHVSLDDFGTGYSSLSYLHQLPLHTLKIDRRFVGDFSDDRSGTITRTIVALAHNLGVVAVAEGLEHERQRRFLDSCGCDLAQGFLFAPPLPKSAFESFLRSSGTTALTGTA; this comes from the coding sequence ATGCATGCGAGGAGTGCCGACATCAACCTGTCGCCATCCTCCCTTGCGGTCCTCACCGAGGGTGTGGCGCTGATCGCACCCAACGGCGCGATCACCTCGGCGAATCCCGCACTGTGTGGCCTGCTGGACATGCCCGTCGAGCGCATAGTGGGCGCCAACGTGCTCGACCCCCCTTGGCACCTCGAGACCCGTGCCAACGAGCCGATCTCCGCCGCCGAGGGTCCGGTGGCCCATGTGTTGTCCGGAGCCGGTTCCCTCGTTGACGAGACCGTGCTGCTGCGCAGCGGCAGGCGGGCGACCTGGGTGCGCATGCGGGTCGGCCCGATCGAACCTGACAACACGGAGTCGGGAGTCATCTTTGCCCTCGGCGACCTCACGTCGGTCGTCGATGCCGAACAGAACCTCCACCGGCTCATGTTCACCGACGCCCTCACCGCCCTGGCCAGCCGCGACCAGATCATCCGCCGGGTGGCAGAGCTGCTCATCGACTGCCAGACCACCGCCTGCAGGGTGGGCGTGCTGCACGTCGACATCGATGGCTTCCGGGCCATCAACGACTCGTTCGGGCCTTCGATCGGCGACGCCGTGCTCGTGGAGGTGGCCGAGCGGCTGCGCGACCTCACCGACCGACGCGTCGAGGTCGGCCGCGTCGGGGTCGACGAGTTCCTGCTGGTCGTACGGGGTGACGACCCCGCACTCGCCTTCGACACGCGCATGCGACGCCTCGCGGAGGAAGTCCAGCGCCGCATCGCCGTGCCGTACGCCACGAACAGCCTGGAGTTGCACCTCACGGCCTCTGTGGGCGCCGCACGCGGACCCGACGATGCCGATGCGGCGGTCGAACTCCTCGCGGCGGCCGACCGTGCCCTGCAGACCAGCCGGCGGCGCGGACGCAACCAGTTCCGCTTCCACGACGTCACTGTCGACATCCGCAACCGCCAGCACCTGCACCTGGACCGCGACCTTCGGCTGGCGACCGCCCGCCACGAACTCGACGTCTACTACCAGCCGATCATCGATCTCCGCAGCGGGGAACTTGCGGGCGCCGAGGCGCTGCTGCGCTGGCACCACAACGAGCGCGGCCCGGTGTCACCCGCGGAGTTCATCCCCGCTGCCGAGGCGACGGGCGCCATCGGCGCCATCAGTGACTTCGTGCTCAACACCGTGGCCACAGACATGACCGAATGGGACCGTGACGGGATCTTCCCCACCAAGCGGCGCATCTCGGTCAACATCTCCGCCGCGGAATTCAATCGCCGCGACTTCCTCGAGCGCCTCGCCTCGGTGCTCGACAACGCACGACTCGACCCTGAGCGAATCGAGCTCGAGATCACCGAGTCGCTACTCGTCGACGACCTGCGCATGGCAGCGGACAGGCTTCGCCAGCTCGACCGGCAGGGCGTGCACGTGTCGCTCGACGACTTCGGTACCGGATACTCGTCGCTGTCGTACCTGCACCAGCTGCCGCTGCACACCCTGAAGATCGACCGCCGCTTCGTGGGCGACTTCTCCGATGACCGCTCCGGCACCATCACCCGCACCATCGTGGCGCTGGCACACAACCTGGGAGTCGTGGCGGTCGCAGAGGGTCTCGAGCACGAGCGCCAGAGACGGTTCCTCGACAGCTGCGGCTGCGACCTCGCACAGGGGTTCCTGTTCGCTCCCCCGCTGCCGAAGTCGGCGTTCGAGAGCTTCCTGCGATCCTCGGGCACAACCGCGCTCACCGGCACCGCCTGA
- a CDS encoding DNA polymerase Y family protein, translating to MSDPSGGAERGEVAGAVGAGAVRTVAVCCADWQAVATGRPARVPVGVFHANRAVSVSASARNEGVSVGLRRREAQARCPNLEVFEADETRDARAFEAVLGALDTIAPRWEVSEAGRVAVPAVGPSRYHGGDRRLAARVHEVVRGALAEVFDSCVDTGASLFPAIGVGVADGPRAAAVLAERASVGRAGRRGICVVAPGDTAEALSGLPVAWIMAGGPGWGASDQLGELADVLRRLGLGSLGRFAAIEPTDVLARFGTVGATAHDFARGMEKGHVVLADLPADLRVSAVVDPPAEAVDRAAFVAKVLADDMHAELSGRGLACSRVLVVAETEVGDRIERLWRHEGTLSAAAVAQRARWQLDGWLSTGRGLGRCRGGVSRIELVPEQVVPDDGLQLGFWGGSSESGERALKSLARVQAMLGPEAVVVPEWKGGRAPGERYRPVPLETVDLDARPGRDDRPWPGALPAPSPAVVWPSPVAAEVLDGEGRLVGVNGRGLISAPPASCALDGGPRADVKAWAGPWCIDERWWDPVAHRRRARLQVLVEGLPTVADPGGAGDITGGGEPAPSTAHLLTLESGRWWLEATYD from the coding sequence ATGAGCGACCCCTCGGGCGGTGCCGAACGAGGTGAGGTTGCAGGTGCTGTCGGTGCTGGAGCGGTCCGCACGGTTGCGGTCTGCTGCGCCGACTGGCAGGCGGTGGCCACAGGGCGCCCGGCGCGGGTGCCTGTTGGTGTGTTTCATGCCAACCGTGCGGTGTCTGTATCGGCGTCAGCGCGCAACGAAGGAGTCTCGGTGGGGCTTCGCCGCCGGGAGGCCCAGGCGCGTTGCCCGAACCTGGAGGTATTCGAGGCCGACGAGACCCGCGACGCCCGGGCCTTCGAAGCGGTGCTGGGGGCACTCGACACGATCGCTCCGCGCTGGGAGGTGAGCGAGGCGGGCAGGGTGGCTGTGCCGGCGGTTGGGCCCTCCCGGTACCACGGAGGTGACCGTCGTCTGGCCGCAAGGGTGCACGAAGTGGTCCGCGGTGCACTCGCGGAAGTCTTCGACTCCTGTGTGGACACCGGGGCTTCGCTGTTTCCGGCGATCGGCGTTGGGGTGGCCGATGGTCCGCGCGCCGCAGCTGTGTTGGCCGAGAGGGCAAGCGTCGGACGTGCCGGGCGCCGGGGCATCTGTGTCGTGGCCCCCGGCGACACCGCAGAAGCCCTCTCAGGGCTGCCCGTGGCCTGGATCATGGCCGGGGGCCCCGGTTGGGGTGCAAGCGACCAACTCGGTGAACTCGCCGACGTGCTGCGGCGCCTGGGCCTGGGTTCCCTTGGCCGCTTCGCCGCCATCGAGCCCACCGATGTCCTCGCTCGCTTCGGCACAGTTGGAGCTACTGCTCACGACTTCGCCCGCGGAATGGAGAAGGGTCATGTGGTGCTGGCCGACCTGCCGGCCGACCTGCGCGTGTCGGCGGTCGTCGACCCGCCGGCGGAGGCGGTCGACCGTGCAGCATTCGTGGCCAAGGTGCTGGCCGACGACATGCACGCGGAGCTTTCGGGCCGTGGGCTGGCCTGCAGCCGCGTGCTGGTAGTCGCAGAGACCGAAGTGGGTGACCGGATCGAACGCCTCTGGCGCCACGAGGGCACTTTGTCGGCGGCCGCGGTGGCACAACGGGCGCGTTGGCAGCTCGACGGCTGGCTTTCCACAGGGCGGGGTTTGGGGCGCTGTCGGGGTGGTGTGAGCCGCATAGAGCTGGTGCCCGAACAGGTGGTTCCCGATGACGGCCTGCAGCTCGGCTTCTGGGGTGGGAGCTCCGAGTCGGGGGAGAGGGCGCTGAAGTCACTGGCAAGGGTGCAGGCGATGCTGGGTCCCGAGGCCGTGGTGGTACCTGAATGGAAGGGCGGTCGGGCCCCCGGTGAGCGGTATCGCCCGGTACCCCTCGAGACGGTCGACCTCGATGCACGACCGGGCCGCGACGACCGCCCGTGGCCCGGTGCGCTTCCGGCGCCCTCCCCTGCAGTGGTCTGGCCCTCGCCCGTGGCAGCCGAAGTGCTCGACGGCGAAGGTCGCTTGGTCGGGGTCAACGGCCGTGGCCTCATCTCGGCCCCACCTGCAAGCTGCGCTCTCGACGGTGGGCCGCGTGCCGACGTGAAGGCATGGGCCGGCCCGTGGTGTATCGACGAACGTTGGTGGGACCCGGTGGCGCACCGCCGACGGGCACGACTGCAGGTCCTGGTCGAGGGTCTACCGACCGTCGCCGACCCCGGTGGTGCGGGTGACATCACGGGTGGGGGTGAGCCGGCGCCCTCCACCGCCCACCTGCTCACCCTGGAGTCGGGACGGTGGTGGCTCGAGGCCACCTACGACTAG